A single window of Treponema denticola ATCC 35405 DNA harbors:
- a CDS encoding outer membrane lipoprotein-sorting protein yields the protein MKRIKHLIVLTIFAAAAVSFAFAQELTGREIMQKASNREKAVTDSFKMRMTLINSSGKKRVREVTAYSKDYGKEEKTVMVFLLPADVKGVGYLSFSYDDESKSDDRWLYMPALKKAKRISGSSSQDYFMGTDFTYDDMSGRKVDDYKHSLLGEEKIDSKDCWKIESIPVKKSMYSKYVSWIDKESLLNIKAEFYDEQGSILKVLTVSGIEKKEGFWTGNKMEMNNLQKKHKTLIEILKHEFNKEIPDSYFRVNSLEEGKIR from the coding sequence ATGAAAAGGATAAAACATTTGATTGTGCTGACCATATTTGCGGCAGCAGCAGTGAGCTTTGCGTTTGCACAGGAATTGACGGGAAGAGAAATAATGCAAAAAGCAAGTAACAGGGAAAAGGCCGTAACCGATTCTTTTAAGATGAGGATGACACTTATAAACTCAAGCGGAAAAAAAAGAGTTCGGGAAGTTACAGCCTATTCAAAAGATTATGGGAAAGAAGAAAAAACAGTCATGGTGTTTTTACTTCCTGCAGATGTAAAAGGAGTCGGCTATCTTTCGTTCTCGTATGACGATGAATCAAAAAGCGATGACCGCTGGCTTTATATGCCTGCATTAAAAAAAGCTAAGCGCATAAGCGGTTCATCAAGCCAAGACTACTTTATGGGAACGGATTTTACCTATGATGATATGAGCGGCCGCAAGGTGGACGATTATAAACATAGTCTTTTAGGCGAAGAAAAAATCGATTCAAAAGATTGCTGGAAAATTGAATCAATTCCGGTAAAAAAATCCATGTACTCGAAATATGTTTCATGGATAGACAAGGAATCCCTTTTAAACATAAAGGCAGAATTTTATGATGAGCAAGGTTCTATTTTAAAGGTACTTACCGTCAGCGGTATCGAAAAAAAAGAAGGTTTTTGGACAGGCAATAAAATGGAAATGAATAACCTGCAAAAAAAACATAAAACCTTAATTGAAATTTTAAAACATGAATTTAACAAAGAGATACCCGATTCTTATTTTAGAGTCAATTCGCTTGAGGAGGGAAAGATTAGGTAG
- a CDS encoding ankyrin repeat domain-containing protein — translation MKIRKSNTSKIIFILLCSFICLIIIFNPVTLYTVGWLSVKIMGSMGNLFNSADPSISINIFKNTPAWDLAKAVNSQNIKKINQICSENKELINYREPLYGTPLLYWAIVNSKYNSAEILLKNGADPDLMQRASNNTPLHLAVGKRWKGKSIDMNENIKYTKLLLKYGADPNIPYFEESYGDRTVLMNAIFTGDSKLLVELLINNGADIDARRNAGTTAASLALRLKRYTIAHYLIVECHADITEACYDPMIDKNLYISRKEKIYPVNILRDYSWVFPLDSKEYKLKQDIIAEFKRQGVDYYATPISDRTKYHIKYTYPDNYEEMLEKF, via the coding sequence ATGAAAATTAGGAAATCTAATACTTCAAAAATTATTTTTATTTTATTATGTTCATTTATATGTCTCATTATTATTTTTAACCCTGTAACGCTATATACGGTAGGCTGGCTAAGTGTAAAAATAATGGGTTCGATGGGAAATTTATTTAATTCTGCTGATCCGTCCATATCAATTAATATTTTTAAGAATACTCCTGCATGGGATTTGGCAAAAGCAGTTAATTCGCAAAATATAAAAAAAATAAATCAAATTTGTTCTGAGAACAAAGAATTGATAAATTACCGTGAGCCTCTTTATGGTACACCTCTGTTGTATTGGGCAATTGTAAACAGTAAGTATAATTCAGCAGAAATATTACTTAAAAACGGAGCTGATCCTGATCTTATGCAGCGTGCATCAAATAACACGCCTCTGCATTTAGCAGTTGGCAAGCGGTGGAAAGGCAAAAGTATTGATATGAATGAAAATATTAAATATACGAAACTATTATTAAAATATGGTGCAGATCCGAATATTCCATATTTTGAAGAATCTTATGGTGACAGAACCGTATTGATGAATGCAATATTTACAGGAGATAGTAAGTTATTGGTAGAGCTTCTGATTAATAACGGCGCCGATATCGATGCACGGCGAAATGCAGGTACTACTGCTGCAAGCCTCGCTTTACGTTTGAAGAGATATACCATTGCTCATTATCTTATAGTAGAATGCCATGCTGATATAACTGAAGCATGTTATGACCCTATGATAGATAAGAATTTGTATATATCACGAAAAGAAAAAATATATCCTGTAAATATCTTACGTGATTATTCTTGGGTGTTTCCGTTAGATAGTAAAGAATATAAATTAAAGCAGGATATAATCGCCGAATTTAAAAGACAGGGTGTCGATTATTATGCAACGCCTATTTCTGATAGAACGAAGTATCATATAAAATATACCTATCCTGATAATTATGAGGAAATGCTTGAAAAATTTTAA
- a CDS encoding lipoprotein, producing MKILRNMIFIFMLVLLVSCTKRESKMIVNDVQQNTITESSKNIDKTPKEEKIEFDTSGSGKKSCFPYGANIVNNTNYPSDINFGDISLFPTDARYLNENFRYKKIISWRRWDEPAIKRKLKSYAETSEGENFIGHKYSSADIGLMQLESAILFDEDQKKIIEVEDSPYYDGKIVKLNEYNDLGLQTNIYDFRLDNEIILFSEEFYNELKNIDDKLMYSYEYIDIKDNPNILKYNHYFYHSKGKKLLESGRISKTLNMKNTMDNNFFIARANKSLKYYLKETHSYALFYYDEMGRLSKIEHLPTSMGWKFYDVEYDGNKLLEGKLKFDEKSDAYFKYVYTKHDKNDNWIEAKIFYDDDTEASYTAIREIEYYEN from the coding sequence ATGAAAATTTTAAGGAATATGATTTTTATTTTTATGTTGGTTCTTTTGGTTTCATGTACAAAAAGAGAAAGCAAGATGATTGTAAATGATGTTCAGCAGAATACCATAACTGAAAGTTCTAAGAATATTGACAAAACTCCTAAAGAAGAGAAAATTGAATTTGATACTTCAGGAAGTGGTAAAAAAAGTTGTTTTCCATATGGAGCTAATATTGTAAATAATACAAATTATCCGTCAGATATTAATTTTGGTGATATATCTTTATTTCCAACTGATGCCCGTTATTTGAATGAAAATTTTAGATATAAGAAAATAATTTCTTGGCGCCGGTGGGATGAGCCTGCAATAAAACGAAAGTTAAAAAGTTATGCTGAAACCTCGGAAGGTGAAAATTTTATCGGTCATAAATATAGTTCTGCAGATATAGGTTTGATGCAATTAGAATCTGCAATTTTATTTGACGAAGATCAAAAGAAAATTATTGAAGTAGAAGATTCTCCATATTATGATGGTAAAATAGTAAAGTTGAATGAATATAATGATCTTGGTCTTCAAACAAATATATATGATTTTAGATTGGATAATGAAATTATCTTATTTAGTGAAGAATTTTATAATGAATTAAAAAATATTGATGATAAATTAATGTATTCTTATGAATACATTGATATTAAAGATAATCCGAATATTTTGAAATATAATCACTATTTTTATCATTCTAAGGGAAAAAAGCTTTTGGAAAGCGGCCGAATAAGTAAAACTCTTAACATGAAAAATACTATGGATAATAATTTTTTTATTGCAAGAGCTAATAAAAGTTTAAAGTATTATTTAAAAGAAACTCATTCTTATGCATTATTTTATTATGATGAAATGGGGAGGCTTAGTAAAATAGAGCATCTTCCTACTTCAATGGGGTGGAAATTCTATGATGTAGAATATGATGGAAATAAACTATTGGAGGGGAAATTAAAATTCGATGAAAAATCGGATGCTTATTTTAAATATGTTTATACTAAACATGATAAAAATGATAATTGGATCGAAGCTAAAATATTTTATGATGATGATACTGAAGCTTCATATACTGCAATTAGAGAGATAGAATATTATGAAAATTAG
- a CDS encoding lipoprotein, whose product MKMLRNMIFIFMLVLLVSCTKRENNELDNSKILNNINLDSKKDDDIYDRGFLIKELKNNDLIPYDLAYLTKKPESIFVYVIKSEWALREAISDYEKYGESSGEIPKLENLGKREFIFERHYDYYGNYIYEKRKTVAGYIYESIKYDKYNRPIEKIEIYEDSYVKKLTSMIVIEYAPVKQSDNILEAKIYKADKNGDKREINIVRSGKKENIYFFNDNEFYFENNQITKINTPDKKWIFKYANNTFLSEIGISHAGVGYESIKMEYEKGELVRCINVFGKSKSRYKFIRYDKFGNWIEMQIFHGDNTDFTDTIIREIKYYK is encoded by the coding sequence ATGAAAATGTTAAGGAATATGATTTTTATTTTTATGTTGGTTCTTTTGGTTTCATGTACAAAAAGAGAAAACAATGAATTAGATAATAGTAAGATTTTAAATAATATAAACCTAGATTCAAAAAAGGATGATGATATTTATGACCGTGGCTTTCTAATAAAAGAATTAAAAAATAATGATTTAATTCCGTATGATTTAGCTTATCTTACAAAAAAACCTGAGTCTATTTTTGTATATGTTATAAAAAGTGAATGGGCACTGAGAGAGGCTATATCTGATTATGAAAAATATGGTGAGAGTTCAGGGGAAATACCTAAATTGGAAAATTTAGGTAAGCGAGAATTTATTTTTGAAAGACATTATGATTATTACGGTAATTATATATATGAAAAAAGAAAGACGGTTGCCGGATATATATATGAGAGTATCAAATATGATAAATATAATCGTCCTATAGAAAAGATAGAAATCTATGAAGACTCTTATGTTAAGAAACTTACGAGTATGATAGTTATTGAGTACGCTCCGGTAAAACAATCAGATAATATATTAGAAGCAAAAATATATAAAGCTGATAAAAATGGAGATAAGAGAGAAATAAATATAGTTAGATCAGGTAAAAAAGAAAATATTTATTTTTTTAATGACAATGAATTTTATTTTGAAAATAATCAAATCACAAAAATTAATACTCCTGATAAAAAATGGATATTTAAATATGCTAATAATACTTTTTTATCCGAGATAGGAATTTCTCATGCAGGAGTAGGATATGAATCTATAAAAATGGAATATGAAAAAGGTGAGTTGGTGCGATGCATAAATGTATTTGGAAAATCAAAATCACGGTATAAATTTATCAGATACGACAAATTTGGAAATTGGATAGAGATGCAAATATTTCATGGAGATAATACTGATTTTACAGATACTATTATCCGTGAAATAAAATATTATAAATAA
- a CDS encoding RHS repeat-associated core domain-containing protein, whose protein sequence is MKISYCRIQPNYLFSRTAIAREQKQFIKIAFAVHLSAVISAERYRSDSVALKSAVSVFVYFYSVLMVHKYWQSAKRKLLLNSPTDRTFENRWSRYKEPSKNKAEAYRVYVEHLFLRSDAGDARIFSKEVIHDGLGRINYTAKEGEVYIDGTDYQTQTGWNVSGAVYYDEDGRKKGEGQPVFYGGDIQNELSGSSSQILLYEKLNELKHPTSYEYDGLGRVIKTTLPDGNIQRNEYLIDSSLQITKTTDPKENINISKKDIRGNIKEVERRDKNNTLLTKARYEYSVLGEMLKAYDAKDNLLAVNYDMLGRRISLESLDMGRKEWNYDDKGRLEYENDSVLRSKLASIKYEYDGLDRIIKIDYPFSEDVEYEYGAAGEKGAGEVIRKKDETGETMYSYGLLNEVKVETRTIKRGREFQKPVTAVFNYEADYLGRMQSISYPDGEVLTYNYDKGGQLKGVIGKKGIETYRYVDNILYDEHGQRVYIKYGNGVETRYTYDPARRWLKDIKTENKDKNLVFQKINYNFDAVGNVEGYINTSSKYETSQSYSYDNLYQLIKAEGTHKQYGGINPNPDNPHPSNPLYTNKYRQTFAFDIIGNMTNKSSTTNLPGGSIGTTDDTKLNYELDYEYDSKYAHRLIRAGTRYYRYDANGNITAEKDGKFSDKEELTFTYSYFAEHDVYGVDYGFDLEPPEDDPANLESGGTTSTTPTGGYRRDYTWNERNLLIKSDDKLNTVIYRYGDDGQRALKFTQQSNSETLYFNNFYSVHQVAHEPNHEHGLRVSKHIFVGNSRLVTAMTHADNHGDTTEQTEKRYYYHADHLQSAQFITNAKGEQYEHIEYTPYGELWIEETAPGIDKLPFRFTGKELDEETGLYYYGARYLDPKYSRWLSGDPALGEYIPQAPVNDEAKKHNENLPGMGGIYNTVNLHVYHYAGNNPVKYVDPNGEKILDVSTTLVQENGEEDPLGKGNTTIASHGCVLTAYTRIANAISAIGERTLQNANSLALKKDIYDGNNKNLIFNSPTASKLVNSISILSEYKMSFYKSLNNISLNEYGSELEKLSKSEDLYAITIRVSNKYGGHTVNMNSDGIIVDTEDNYTIKINNTSEKGYLPSTVVNDIITDSSAIIRIDIFKIEKVKTVPFLPE, encoded by the coding sequence ATGAAGATTAGTTATTGTCGTATACAACCAAACTATCTCTTTTCTCGGACAGCGATTGCAAGGGAGCAAAAGCAATTTATAAAAATTGCTTTTGCTGTACATCTTTCCGCAGTAATTTCTGCGGAAAGATACCGAAGCGATAGCGTAGCCCTGAAAAGCGCGGTGTCGGTATTTGTGTACTTTTATAGTGTATTGATGGTACACAAATACTGGCAGTCCGCCAAAAGAAAGTTATTATTAAACAGTCCCACTGACAGGACTTTTGAAAATAGGTGGAGCAGATACAAGGAGCCTAGTAAAAATAAAGCGGAGGCGTATCGGGTATACGTCGAGCATTTATTTTTGCGTAGCGACGCAGGAGATGCCCGCATATTTTCAAAAGAGGTAATCCACGACGGTCTAGGACGCATAAACTACACAGCCAAAGAAGGAGAAGTATACATAGACGGAACCGATTACCAAACCCAAACAGGCTGGAATGTTTCGGGAGCGGTTTATTATGATGAAGACGGAAGAAAAAAAGGAGAAGGACAGCCTGTGTTCTATGGAGGAGATATACAAAATGAATTAAGCGGAAGCTCAAGCCAAATCCTTTTATATGAAAAATTAAACGAATTAAAACATCCTACAAGTTATGAATATGACGGACTAGGCCGCGTAATAAAAACAACCCTTCCCGACGGAAACATACAGCGTAATGAATACTTGATAGATTCTTCCTTACAAATAACAAAAACAACCGACCCTAAAGAAAACATAAACATCAGTAAAAAAGATATAAGAGGAAACATAAAAGAAGTAGAAAGACGTGATAAAAACAATACCTTACTAACCAAAGCCCGATACGAATATTCGGTATTAGGAGAAATGTTAAAAGCCTACGACGCTAAAGACAACTTATTGGCAGTAAACTATGACATGCTCGGAAGGCGCATAAGTTTAGAAAGCCTTGATATGGGAAGAAAAGAATGGAACTATGACGATAAAGGAAGACTTGAGTATGAAAACGACTCCGTATTAAGATCAAAATTAGCGTCAATAAAATATGAATACGACGGACTGGACAGAATAATAAAAATAGACTATCCTTTTAGTGAAGATGTAGAATATGAATACGGAGCAGCGGGAGAAAAAGGAGCGGGAGAGGTAATCCGCAAAAAAGATGAAACGGGAGAGACAATGTACAGCTACGGCCTACTAAACGAGGTAAAGGTAGAAACACGGACAATAAAGAGGGGCAGAGAATTTCAAAAACCCGTAACTGCCGTGTTTAACTATGAAGCCGATTACTTAGGCCGAATGCAAAGCATAAGCTACCCTGACGGAGAAGTGCTGACTTACAACTACGACAAGGGCGGACAATTAAAAGGAGTTATAGGTAAAAAAGGAATAGAAACCTATAGGTATGTAGACAATATCTTATACGATGAACACGGTCAGAGAGTCTACATCAAATACGGAAACGGAGTAGAAACAAGATATACTTACGACCCTGCACGGCGTTGGCTAAAAGACATAAAGACAGAAAACAAAGATAAGAATTTGGTATTCCAAAAAATAAACTATAACTTTGATGCAGTAGGGAATGTAGAAGGCTATATAAATACTTCAAGCAAATATGAAACAAGTCAAAGCTACAGTTATGACAATTTGTACCAACTTATAAAAGCCGAAGGCACGCACAAACAATACGGAGGAATAAACCCTAACCCCGATAACCCGCATCCTTCAAATCCCTTATACACAAATAAATACAGACAAACCTTTGCCTTCGACATAATAGGGAACATGACGAATAAGAGCAGCACCACAAACCTTCCCGGAGGCTCAATAGGAACTACGGATGACACAAAACTAAACTATGAACTGGATTATGAGTATGACAGTAAATATGCACACCGCTTAATAAGAGCCGGAACCCGATACTATCGCTACGACGCCAACGGCAACATCACTGCAGAAAAAGACGGAAAGTTCAGCGACAAAGAAGAGCTTACCTTTACCTATTCCTACTTTGCAGAACATGACGTATACGGAGTAGATTACGGCTTTGACCTAGAACCCCCTGAAGATGACCCTGCAAACCTAGAAAGCGGAGGCACAACAAGTACTACACCTACAGGAGGCTACAGAAGAGATTATACATGGAATGAACGCAACCTATTGATAAAATCAGACGATAAGTTAAACACCGTAATATACCGCTACGGAGATGACGGACAGAGAGCCTTAAAGTTTACTCAACAGAGTAATAGCGAAACTCTTTATTTCAATAACTTTTACTCCGTACACCAAGTTGCCCATGAACCTAATCACGAACATGGATTACGAGTAAGCAAACACATCTTTGTCGGAAACTCAAGATTAGTAACTGCAATGACGCACGCAGACAACCACGGCGACACAACCGAGCAGACAGAAAAAAGATATTATTATCATGCAGATCATCTGCAAAGTGCACAGTTTATAACAAATGCTAAAGGAGAGCAGTATGAACACATAGAATACACGCCTTACGGAGAACTCTGGATTGAAGAGACTGCACCGGGGATAGATAAGTTACCGTTTAGGTTTACCGGCAAGGAACTGGATGAAGAGACTGGACTGTACTATTATGGTGCGAGGTATTTAGACCCGAAATATTCGAGATGGTTGAGTGGAGATCCTGCGTTAGGTGAGTATATTCCGCAAGCTCCGGTAAATGACGAAGCTAAAAAACACAACGAGAACCTGCCCGGAATGGGAGGTATATACAACACGGTAAATTTACATGTTTATCATTATGCGGGGAATAACCCGGTGAAGTATGTGGATCCGAATGGAGAAAAAATACTGGATGTTAGTACGACTTTGGTTCAAGAAAACGGAGAAGAAGATCCCTTAGGTAAGGGTAATACTACAATTGCTTCACATGGCTGTGTTTTAACAGCATATACTAGAATTGCAAATGCGATAAGTGCTATTGGTGAACGTACATTACAAAACGCTAATTCATTGGCTCTTAAGAAGGATATTTATGATGGAAATAACAAAAATTTAATATTTAACTCTCCTACTGCTTCCAAATTAGTAAATTCCATATCTATTCTAAGTGAATATAAAATGTCATTTTATAAATCATTAAATAATATTAGCTTAAATGAATATGGTAGCGAATTGGAAAAACTAAGCAAATCAGAAGACTTATATGCTATTACCATTAGAGTTTCAAATAAGTATGGAGGCCATACTGTCAACATGAATTCTGATGGAATTATTGTGGATACTGAAGATAATTATACCATCAAAATTAATAACACCTCAGAAAAAGGATATTTACCGTCAACGGTTGTTAATGATATCATAACGGATTCTTCAGCTATAATCCGTATTGATATATTTAAGATAGAAAAGGTAAAAACTGTTCCATTTTTACCCGAATAA